The following nucleotide sequence is from Halapricum desulfuricans.
ACCGTCATAATAATCGTCTCCGAATCGTTCGTGCGTTCGCTGAAGCGACCTCCGTAATATATCTTGTAACGCCCCCATACCGTGGTGAGGTCGCCAGAACATTTTCGTCTCTGATTCTCCAGTGTCGATCTGCGACGTGTCGAGACCGTATTCCTCTGCTTGTTGACGGTCGAATGCACAGAAGACACCAGTTCCAGTATCGATGCGGCCAGTCGATCCAGGTTCACCGACTTGGGGGGCGTGACCACTGATATCGGCAATCTCGAATCGCATTTGGCCAACGTCGAAGGACCTGTCGCGACTGAAATGGGCGATTAGGTCGTCCAATACATCACGGCGGGGAGAAGCTATTCGAAGGTGCCGCTCGTCTCCTTCCTGAATATTTCCCCACGGGAAAATGTTGGAGAACACGAATCCAACTCCTTGGTTAGTGTCGTGACTCGTGGCATATTTCTCCTTGTTCTCCAAAGCCCGCCAAATGCGTCCGCGTACCTTGTGGTGATACGATGTATCGTATTCTGCATCTGCGGTCCCTCGGAGCGTCAACTCTATGCGCACGCGCTAATTCACCGCCATTAATCGTATTTGAGATATCACAGAGGGTGGTGAACTGGCGAATACTTATATCTATGCACCAAGTATATTTTTTGCTATTGTATTATAGAATAATATATAAGATATTATTTGGAAATTGGTCGGTGACGTGGTGTCTGTGTAGAGAAGCGATTGATCAACTTGGGTGAGAGAAACCGTTCGACTTGTGCTTGTGACTAAATCGCCAGATGGCAGCACTTCCGCTCATTTCCGTTCGACTTCCGTTCATAGTCTATATTCGAAAGTTTCAGCAGGTTCTCGCATCCGATTTCGGTCTCGCAATCCGCTGTTTTCGACTTCCGTTCGCGCGGGCACACCAGCGCCTTTAGATACCGCTGTCTCGCTCCGGATATGCAGCACCGCAGACAGCCCGACCGCGTCGTCACCGAAAAAGTCGCTGGCGAGAAGACCAAGATCCGGATCTGGAATTCGGACTCGGACTATCAGGCCTGCCTCGAGGTCGAACGTGACGATCAGTGGCAGTTCGGTATCGACAGCGACAGCGTTGCAACGTTGCTCTCGACGACAGCTGACGGAACGGATCTCGCTGCTGACTCATCGATTCCGGACTGGCTCGACGACTCGCTCGCTGGACTCGGGATTCGGGAGGTTCGATCCGCGTGAGCTGGTCGTCACTCCGGCTCGTCGAGATCGCGAAGGTCCGCCTCACCTTCCAGGTATGCCTCTCCCTTCTCAGTGATTGCGTAGTACGGACCTTTTTCTCGAATAATCTGAATCAGCCCTGCTTCTTCGAGCTTGGGGAGACGTCGCTTAATCGTCGAGTACGAAATGTCGTACCCTTCGTTTTTGAGATTGATCTCCAGCCCTCGCTTGTTCAATATGACGTCTTTCTCAGCGAGGAAGTCCAGGATGAGATCATCCCTCCCCGTCATCCATGGAGCCCGGTATCGACGCGGCACATTCGGCTACACGAAACCCTGCCCATAATCACATTGGATTGTTCTTCTTTTGGACCGTATCTTTCCATACTAGACCAATATAGTGGGCAAGAGTTATTTGTTATGACCAATATACGGTTCACGAGGCTGGCGCGGCACTCCGCCGGATATCACTATCCGGTTGAGACCAGGCGGGCATCCGCGTCCGAGGCGCAGGTGTCGCGTCGGCTCGAACCGACTGCTGATCCACCAATGAGCGCACACAGATCCGAACCTCAGGACGATCCGAGCATCGACTTCGAACAGCACCGCAACCCTACCCCGCATGCGGGGGTGGTTCTCGATGAGTAGTCAGCGCGGCGCGCGCCACGAGTACGAGCGCGTCGATATGGAGTGTCCGCAGGGCTGCGAGACTCTCGGCGGCCTGCGGCGCGTGACCGAGTACACCGGCAAGGTCGACTACGTCGAGATCTACGGCGAGATCGTCGAGAGCGAACGGACGCGGACCTGGCTCGAGTGTCCGACCTGCGGGTGGGTGATGGATACATGAGCGACGACGCGCTCGAGTCGATCGCCGAGCAGCAAGCGCGACAGACCGAGGCGCTCGAGGCGATCGCCGAACAGCTTGCGGTTCAGAACGCCGTGCTGCTGGAGATCCCGATCCAGATGGAACAGCTACGGTACGCGATCACGAAACAGTACGACAAAACCGCGTCCCGGAAGCGCGCCGCTGGGTTCGTTGCCGACAACGCTCTCGATCTCAGTGAGACAGTCGATCTTGAGACCGCCCGGAGGTGGCCCGATGAGTAAGAGTCGCCAGCCGGACGCGCTCGTGCCTGGCCGCTGCACCTGCGGGCGGCAGGCCGCGGGGTACGACGCCGTGATCGGCGCGCCCGCGTGTCCCGTGTGTGCTCGTTCGCGAGGTGATCTGGCGTGAGGCCCCAAGACGAGGCGCCGAACCTGCCGATCGAAGAGGCGATTGAGGTGTTCGTCACGCACAATCGCCCGAACTGGAAGGGGGAAACTGAGCGGACTTACCGCCGGAATCTGGGGCGGTTCGCCGAGTATGCGGCCGAGAACGACCTGCAGACGCTCGGCGATTTGACCCGCTGGGATGTCGGTGGCTTCTCGAGTTGGCTCCTCGAGAAGGACTACGCGAAAGCGACCGTCGCGAGCCGGCAGAAGGCGGTCAAGACCTGGCTGAAGTTCTGCGAAAGCCAGGGGTTGATCGATCACGGGATGCACACGGCGATCGAGACGCTGAAACTCGACGACGAGGAGGAAACGTCCGACCAGCAGCTCGATCCCGAAGACGC
It contains:
- a CDS encoding winged-helix domain-containing protein, which produces MTGRDDLILDFLAEKDVILNKRGLEINLKNEGYDISYSTIKRRLPKLEEAGLIQIIREKGPYYAITEKGEAYLEGEADLRDLDEPE
- a CDS encoding CRISPR-associated endoribonuclease Cas6, whose amino-acid sequence is MENKEKYATSHDTNQGVGFVFSNIFPWGNIQEGDERHLRIASPRRDVLDDLIAHFSRDRSFDVGQMRFEIADISGHAPQVGEPGSTGRIDTGTGVFCAFDRQQAEEYGLDTSQIDTGESETKMFWRPHHGMGALQDILRRSLQRTHERFGDDYYDGPMEVSEPLFESVEPIKDDVTYSIHFQPATAVDRTVILSKWRLGYRIRDETHRYHLNLALDAGLGQRREHGFGFLNLRDRTPPRAES